The following are from one region of the Neurospora crassa OR74A linkage group III, whole genome shotgun sequence genome:
- a CDS encoding AMP-binding domain-containing protein, protein MSGAPSRLRSVLNHLLPHGQPAHHIHNLTPTVFLERAAAIEPEAEAIFHITANGKTLRRSYIEFADRARGLAYYLRKHGYKRVGLLAPNTPAFLESVYGIVAAGGVIVPVNIRLKPEDITYIFDFAEVDSIIADAEYAHLLNSYKKEHPGVPVIIDVDTDATEGALCGPFDEAVMEGLNHDKATGSKGWADLQNQTVANEDDMIAIPFTSGTTSKPKGCVYTHRGAYLATLANVIESGLNVADGRSKYLWTLPMFHAMGWTFPWAVCAVRGTHVCLRKIDYPLIWKLLKEEGVTHFCAAPTVNTLLCAAKEAEALPKPVRVTVAASPPTPHLFEQMTSLNLFPVHVYGLTETYGPITRGYILPSWDNLPPHDKYAKMARQGHGFITSLPARIIKPDQPEGVLIDVEKNGQEVGEIIFTGNICCKGYYKDPEATRKLFAGGMLHTGDLAVWHPDGSIHIQDRAKDIIISGGENISSVALESMLAEHPDILEAGVVAVPDSHWGERPKAYITLKEGRETSLTGQDVIDWAKHNSSISKFMVPREVEIVKELPKTSTGKIKKNELRVWAKTGTIPN, encoded by the exons ATGTCCGGTGCGCCATCAAGACTCAGGAGCGTCCTGAACCACCTGCTTCCCCATGGACAGCCAGCACATCACATCCACAATCTAACGCCCACCGTCTTCCTTGAGCGGGCGGCTGCCATTGAGCCTGAGGCCGAGGCCATCTTTCACATCACCGCCAACGGCAAGACACTCAGGCGTTCCTACATCGAGTTCGCCGATCGCGCTCGGGGTCTTGCCTACTACCTACGCAAGCATGGCTACAAGCGCGTTGGCCTCCTGGCTCCCAACACCCCGGCCTTCCTCGAGTCTGTTTATGGTATCGTAGCGGCTGGCGGTGTCATAGTGCCTGTCAACATCCGCCTGAAGCCTGAGGATATTACCTACATTTTCGACTTTGCAGAGGTGGATTCCATTATCGCCGATGCCGAATACGCCCACCTTCTCAACTCGTACAAGAAGGAGCACCCTGGTGTCCCCGTTATTATTGATGTT GACACTGATGCCACAGAAGGTGCGCTTTGCGGCCCTTTTGATGAGGCGGTAATGGAGGGTCTCAACCACGATAAGGCCACCGGCAGCAAGGGCTGGGCCGATCTACAGAATCAGACCGTCGCCAATGAGGATGATATGATCGCCATCCCCTTCACCTCTGGCACCACCTCCAAGCCCAAGGGCTGCGTATACACCCACCGCGGTGCTTATCTTGCCACGCTCGCCAATGTCATCGAGTCTGGACTCAACGTTGCCGATGGTCGTTCCAAGTACCTCTGGACACTTCCCATGTTCCACGCTATGGGCTGGACTTTTCCTTGGGCCGTCTGCGCCGTGCGTGGGACCCATGTGTGCCTACGCAAGATTGACTATCCCTTGATCTGGAAGTTGCTGAAGGAGGAAGGCGTGACACACTTTTGCGCCGCGCCCACTGTTAACACCCTCCTTTGCGCtgccaaggaggccgaggctCTTCCCAAGCCCGTTCGTGTTACTGTCGCCGCCTCGCCCCCGACTCCCCATCTGTTCGAGCAGATGACAAGTCTGAACCTCTTCCCTGTGCATGTGTATGGCCTTACCGAGACCTATGGCCCAATTACGAGGGGTTATATCCTTCCTTCGTGGGAtaaccttcctcctcatgaCAAGTACGCCAAGATGGCCCGCCAGGGACATGGCTTTATCACCAGCTTGCCAGCTCGCATCATCAAGCCCGACCAGCCCGAGGGAGTGTTGATTGACGTGGAGAAAAACGGCCAGGAGGTTGGTGAGATTATTTTCACTGGCAACATCTGCTGCAAAGGCTACTACAAGGACCCCGAAGCGACGAGAAAGCTGTTTGCAGGTGGCATGCTACACACGGGCGACTTGGCCGTTTGGCATCCCGATGGAAGTATCCATATTCAGGATCGCGCAAAGGATATTATCATCTCTG GCGGCGAGAACATCTCCTCCGTAGCTCTTGAGTCCATGCTCGCTGAGCACCCCGACATTCTCGAGGCCGGCGTCGTTGCCGTTCCCGACTCCCACTGGGGCGAGCGGCCCAAGGCCTACATCACCCTGAAGGAAGGTCGCGAGACCAGCTTGACAGGCCAGGACGTCATCGACTGGGCCAAGcacaacagcagcatcag